In Solidesulfovibrio fructosivorans JJ], a genomic segment contains:
- a CDS encoding cupin domain-containing protein has translation MKCITFDEVPARELTAATMRGVTGRVVIGKADGADNFCMRVIEMAKGGVIPAHSHPWEHQQFVHSGRGWVECDGVRKDIGPGSVVYIPPNAVHQMQNTGDEPLVFVCLVPPAAPEL, from the coding sequence ATGAAGTGCATCACATTCGACGAGGTCCCGGCCCGGGAACTGACCGCCGCCACCATGCGCGGCGTGACGGGCCGGGTGGTCATCGGCAAGGCCGACGGCGCGGACAATTTCTGCATGCGCGTCATCGAGATGGCCAAGGGCGGTGTCATCCCGGCCCATAGCCATCCCTGGGAACACCAGCAGTTCGTGCATTCCGGCCGGGGCTGGGTGGAATGCGACGGCGTGCGAAAGGACATCGGCCCCGGCTCGGTGGTCTACATCCCGCCAAACGCCGTCCACCAGATGCAAAATACCGGCGACGAACCGCTCGTCTTCGTCTGCCTCGTGCCCCCTGCCGCGCCGGAACTTTAA
- a CDS encoding carboxypeptidase M32 — protein MTARDAYDRLVAHGRASADIGAALSLLSWDQQVMLPAAAHAGRAAQIGEMTAILHRRATDPAMGEWLAACEGSELTVDPASPEAANIREWRRDYDLAVKIPQDLAVALARAASAGQRTWELARKDNDFKAFSPKLKELLELSRAKAEALGYAGEAYDALLDGFEPGETTAGITPVLAELRDATRTIMDAVAGAPAPAPLPGGPYPLADQQALLAEVTRRIGLPPEASRLDVSAHPFSTMIGPGDVRITVRYDTSDCTKALFGAVHEAGHSLYSLGHDTGDARHGTPMGEHVSLGVHESQSRLWENQVARSLPFWEHFLPLAASLFPQLAGLSPEAAFKAVGAAAPGLIRVDADETTYNLHIVLRFELELALVRGDLAVADLPEAWNAKSEEILGLTPPDDASGCLQDVHWATGAFGYFPTYSLGNIYAACLFEAAGKAIPDLSERMAAGDFGTLLTWLRTNIHEKGRLFRPRDLIAAATGQAPTAGPLIRHLRAKAAAIYGV, from the coding sequence ATGACCGCGCGCGACGCCTACGACCGTCTGGTCGCCCATGGCCGGGCCAGCGCCGACATCGGCGCGGCGCTAAGCCTTCTGTCCTGGGACCAGCAGGTGATGCTGCCCGCCGCCGCCCATGCCGGCCGGGCCGCCCAGATCGGGGAGATGACCGCCATCCTGCACCGCCGGGCCACAGACCCGGCCATGGGCGAGTGGCTGGCGGCCTGCGAAGGATCGGAACTGACCGTCGATCCGGCAAGCCCCGAGGCGGCCAACATCCGCGAATGGCGGCGTGATTACGATCTGGCCGTAAAAATCCCCCAGGATCTGGCCGTGGCCTTGGCCCGGGCGGCAAGCGCCGGTCAGCGGACCTGGGAACTGGCCAGAAAAGACAACGATTTCAAAGCATTTTCCCCGAAACTTAAAGAGCTGCTCGAACTTTCGAGAGCAAAAGCCGAAGCCCTGGGCTACGCCGGCGAAGCCTACGACGCCCTGCTCGACGGTTTCGAACCGGGCGAGACCACGGCCGGCATCACGCCGGTTTTGGCCGAATTGCGCGACGCGACCAGGACCATCATGGATGCGGTGGCGGGCGCGCCGGCTCCAGCCCCCCTGCCAGGAGGCCCGTACCCCCTCGCGGACCAGCAAGCGTTGCTGGCCGAGGTCACCCGGCGCATCGGCTTGCCGCCCGAAGCCTCGCGCCTGGACGTCTCGGCCCACCCCTTTTCGACCATGATCGGCCCGGGCGATGTCCGCATCACCGTGCGCTACGACACAAGCGACTGCACCAAGGCGCTCTTCGGGGCCGTGCACGAGGCCGGGCATTCGCTCTACAGCCTCGGCCACGACACCGGCGACGCCCGCCACGGCACCCCCATGGGCGAACACGTTTCCCTGGGCGTGCATGAGTCCCAGTCCCGGCTTTGGGAAAATCAGGTGGCCCGGTCGCTGCCCTTCTGGGAACATTTCCTGCCGCTGGCCGCATCGCTTTTCCCGCAACTGGCCGGGCTTTCGCCCGAAGCCGCGTTCAAGGCCGTCGGTGCGGCCGCGCCGGGGCTCATCCGCGTGGACGCCGACGAAACGACTTACAACCTGCATATCGTACTGCGATTCGAGCTGGAGCTGGCCCTTGTGCGCGGCGATCTGGCCGTGGCCGACCTGCCAGAGGCCTGGAACGCAAAATCCGAGGAGATTTTGGGCCTGACGCCGCCGGACGACGCTTCCGGCTGTCTGCAGGACGTGCACTGGGCCACCGGGGCCTTCGGCTATTTCCCCACCTACAGCCTGGGCAACATCTACGCCGCCTGCCTGTTCGAGGCGGCGGGCAAGGCCATCCCGGACCTGTCCGAGCGCATGGCGGCCGGGGATTTCGGGACGCTGCTCACTTGGCTGCGCACGAACATCCACGAGAAGGGACGACTTTTTCGCCCGCGCGATTTGATCGCCGCGGCCACGGGGCAGGCCCCGACGGCCGGGCCGCTCATCCGGCATTTGCGGGCCAAGGCGGCGGCCATTTACGGCGTGTGA
- a CDS encoding MBL fold metallo-hydrolase has translation MDPLEVNAHLLWKEDGRAVVVDCGGRPGLVLEEIGRRKLTLVAVLLTHLHHDHVLGVARLVRETGAPVYASSADSFLARDGILSPGGRLVSPSFSFEDIAPGRHLFLGEPCLVLPVPGHTPGHMAYFFPHSLVAFTGDTLFAGSVGRTDTAYGDGALLLASIRDRLLTLPEAVEIFPGHGPSTTVGREKTRNPFFAPKGAHTP, from the coding sequence ATGGACCCGCTCGAGGTCAACGCCCACCTGCTCTGGAAAGAGGACGGCCGGGCGGTTGTCGTCGACTGCGGCGGCCGGCCTGGGCTGGTGCTGGAGGAGATCGGCAGGCGCAAGCTGACGCTTGTCGCCGTGCTGCTTACGCATCTGCATCACGACCATGTGCTCGGGGTGGCCAGACTCGTCCGGGAGACGGGCGCGCCGGTGTACGCTTCCTCCGCCGACTCTTTCTTGGCCAGGGACGGCATCCTTTCGCCGGGCGGCCGGCTGGTGAGCCCTTCCTTTTCTTTTGAAGACATTGCCCCGGGACGCCATCTTTTTCTCGGCGAGCCCTGCCTGGTTTTGCCCGTGCCCGGGCATACGCCGGGCCATATGGCCTATTTCTTCCCGCATTCCCTGGTCGCCTTCACCGGGGATACGCTTTTTGCCGGCAGCGTGGGGCGCACCGATACGGCCTACGGCGACGGAGCGCTGCTTCTGGCTTCCATCCGGGACAGGCTCCTGACCCTCCCCGAGGCTGTGGAGATTTTTCCGGGCCATGGCCCGTCGACCACGGTGGGTCGGGAAAAGACCCGCAATCCCTTTTTCGCGCCCAAAGGCGCTCACACGCCGTAA